The Sphingomonas alpina genome has a segment encoding these proteins:
- a CDS encoding bacteriocin has protein sequence MRTLDEKELNEVSGGLGGLVGGVLTLLFGSPKKRCDPKPRRHC, from the coding sequence ATGCGTACTCTCGACGAAAAAGAGCTGAACGAAGTGTCCGGCGGCCTCGGCGGCCTGGTCGGTGGTGTTCTCACCCTGCTGTTCGGCAGCCCGAAGAAGCGCTGCGACCCGAAGCCGCGTCGCCACTGCTGA